Proteins encoded in a region of the Saccharothrix ecbatanensis genome:
- a CDS encoding putative protein N(5)-glutamine methyltransferase, with product MLVPDVDVVARLRAAGCVFAEDEARLLAAAARTPAEFEVLTARRVAGLPLEHVVGWAEFCGLRVVVEPGVFVPRRRTELMVRVAVSGARPGAVVVDLCCGSGAVGAAVADRVAGVELHAVDIDPAAVRCARRNVGAGSVYEGDLYAPLPVSLLGRVDVLVANAPYVPSGAIGLMPPEAREYEPLVALDGGVDGLDVQRRVIADAVRWLAPGGRLLVETGARQAAGTVAAFARGGLRAEVVSDEDLSATVVVGWLDQVVV from the coding sequence ATGCTGGTTCCCGATGTCGATGTGGTCGCGCGGTTGCGTGCGGCGGGTTGTGTGTTCGCCGAGGACGAGGCGCGGTTGTTGGCCGCTGCCGCTCGCACGCCCGCGGAGTTCGAGGTGTTGACGGCGCGGCGGGTGGCCGGGTTGCCGTTGGAGCACGTGGTGGGGTGGGCGGAGTTCTGCGGCTTGCGGGTCGTGGTGGAGCCGGGCGTGTTCGTGCCGCGTCGGCGCACGGAGTTGATGGTGCGGGTGGCGGTGTCCGGTGCGCGGCCGGGCGCGGTGGTGGTGGACCTGTGTTGTGGGTCGGGTGCGGTGGGTGCGGCGGTGGCCGATCGGGTGGCGGGGGTGGAGTTGCACGCGGTGGACATCGATCCGGCGGCGGTGCGCTGTGCTCGTCGCAACGTGGGGGCTGGTTCGGTGTACGAGGGTGATCTGTACGCGCCGTTGCCGGTGTCGTTGCTGGGCCGGGTCGATGTGCTGGTGGCGAACGCGCCTTATGTGCCGTCGGGGGCGATCGGGCTGATGCCGCCGGAGGCCCGCGAGTACGAGCCGTTGGTGGCGTTGGACGGTGGTGTGGACGGTCTGGACGTGCAGCGGCGGGTGATCGCGGACGCGGTGCGGTGGTTGGCGCCGGGTGGGCGGTTGCTGGTGGAGACGGGTGCGCGGCAGGCGGCGGGGACGGTCGCGGCGTTCGCGCGGGGCGGGTTGCGCGCGGAGGTCGTGTCGGACGAGGACCTGTCGGCGACGGTCGTGGTCGGGTGGCTCGACCAGGTGGTCGTCTAG
- a CDS encoding FAD-dependent oxidoreductase gives MRRRGWRVVVLERAGEFGEVGAGLSLWPNALRALAALGVEERVRALGAVESAGGVRDRRGRWLSRLDNAEIARRHGRPLVVVHRADLVRALVEALPVECLRSGGEVRAVRPDGDAVVVEYRGGVVRPDGDAMVVEHRDGVVRPDGDAVVVEHRDGVVRADLVVGADGVHSGVRRQWWPEAAVPRYAGYTAWRMIAGPVAEPPAEGAVTWGRGERFGFTALPGGRFYCFAAATVPEGVPPMASMRPCRAGSPTGPIRSPRCWRRRRRAV, from the coding sequence CTGCGCCGGCGGGGTTGGCGGGTCGTCGTGCTGGAGCGGGCCGGGGAGTTCGGCGAGGTGGGCGCCGGTCTGTCGCTGTGGCCGAACGCCCTGCGGGCGCTCGCGGCGCTCGGTGTGGAGGAGCGGGTGCGTGCGCTCGGGGCGGTGGAGTCGGCGGGCGGTGTGCGTGATCGCAGGGGCCGCTGGCTCTCCCGGCTGGACAACGCGGAGATCGCGCGGCGTCACGGCCGGCCGCTCGTGGTGGTGCACCGGGCGGATCTGGTGCGGGCGCTGGTCGAGGCGTTGCCGGTGGAGTGCCTGCGGTCGGGCGGCGAGGTGCGGGCCGTGCGCCCGGACGGTGACGCCGTGGTGGTCGAGTACCGGGGCGGGGTCGTGCGCCCGGACGGTGATGCCATGGTGGTCGAGCACCGGGACGGGGTCGTGCGCCCGGACGGTGACGCCGTGGTGGTCGAGCACCGGGACGGGGTGGTGCGGGCGGATCTGGTGGTCGGCGCGGACGGTGTGCACAGCGGGGTGCGGCGGCAGTGGTGGCCGGAGGCGGCGGTTCCCCGCTACGCCGGGTACACCGCGTGGCGCATGATCGCCGGGCCCGTCGCCGAGCCGCCCGCGGAAGGCGCCGTGACGTGGGGTCGCGGTGAACGGTTCGGGTTCACGGCATTGCCGGGCGGGCGGTTCTACTGCTTCGCGGCGGCCACCGTGCCCGAGGGGGTGCCGCCGATGGCGAGCATGCGGCCGTGTCGAGCCGGTTCGCCGACTGGCCCGATCCGATCCCCGCGCTGCTGGCGGCGACGCCGGAGGGCGGTGTGA
- a CDS encoding FAD-dependent monooxygenase: MSSRFADWPDPIPALLAATPEGGVIRHDIYHLPPLATYVRGRVALLGDAAHAMDPMLGQGACQALEDAVVLAACLDETPDVESALARYDGLRGPRTRAVVRRSARLGAVAQWSWPPAVWARDLGARVVPASVTLRSMASVLDWTPPRGSGEGV, encoded by the coding sequence GTGTCGAGCCGGTTCGCCGACTGGCCCGATCCGATCCCCGCGCTGCTGGCGGCGACGCCGGAGGGCGGTGTGATCCGCCACGACATCTACCACCTGCCGCCGTTGGCGACCTACGTGCGCGGCCGGGTGGCGTTGCTGGGGGACGCGGCGCACGCGATGGACCCGATGCTGGGGCAGGGCGCGTGCCAGGCGTTGGAGGACGCGGTCGTCCTCGCCGCCTGCCTGGACGAGACCCCGGACGTGGAGTCGGCGCTGGCCCGCTACGACGGGCTGCGTGGGCCGCGGACACGGGCTGTCGTCCGCCGCTCGGCGCGTCTCGGCGCCGTCGCCCAGTGGTCGTGGCCGCCGGCGGTGTGGGCCCGTGATCTCGGCGCCAGGGTGGTCCCGGCGTCGGTGACCTTGCGTTCCATGGCGTCCGTCCTGGACTGGACGCCGCCGCGCGGGTCGGGGGAGGGCGTGTAG